TCTGTGGCCGTTTCGAGACCGATATCGGCAACTGCCCTGAGCTTTTCCGAAAACGCATATTCGCCCGCAAGGGATGCGTTCCAGATGTCCTTGTTGCACGCTGCGTCATCCGCGTCAAGTGCGTAAGCGTTGCGATGGTAGCCGGCGTTGGCGTGCAGCGTCAGCGCCCCGAACTCTTTTGTGGCGATCAGCACCGCGCCGCCGGTCACCCGACCAGTACCGAGGCCCCTGTCGGCGTCACCGGTCGGCAACGAAATGCCGGGTTTCACGGCAAGGCTGAGACCACTCTTTTCGTTTTCCAGGAAGCGCCACTTGAGTTCGACCGTCATATCGCCGATGCCGCTTTCATCGTCGGTAACGAGCTGCCCTTGCCGATGCTGATACCACTGGTACGGCAAGGTGACAATAACATCCATGCGCTTTGCGACGCCATACGAAATCACCGTTGTCGCGTCGTCTTCACGATCCTTGATGCGGACGCCGCCATCGGTCCTGCTGCTGGTGGAAAATTCTGTATGGAGCTCTATCTGCCAGCCGCCGGCGCCCTGGGTGCCGGTATCGTCGGTCGTGAGGGGATAGGCCGCGTAAGCCGGAGCGGCGTAGCACAGTAGTGCTGTCGCCATAACATATTGTTTCATAACCACTTGTTTTCTTGCTTCAGTTGAGTTGCCAGAACGGAATGGCGGTCAGCGGATGACCGGCGACGGTAAAACCGTCATGCCCTTGATGATCGTGTTGACAGTGTTGACCGGATTGACGCGAAAAAGGCGAACAATAGCCGATAAGATGAGTGCGACAGGATCGATGGGGGGCGATGGAAAACAGCACGAATCGCGCCGGGACGCCGAAAGGCGAGCGGAACAGATCGTGATAGACAGGAGGAACGAATCGACTGAAAAGCGAGCGGAACAGTCGGCTGCGCATCGACCGGATCGATGCCCGAACCCAGCCTGTTCCGAAAAGCGGAACGGAGTTGTGTTTCATGGTAGTATGTTGCTTTATTCCCGAAGCCAAAAAATATGAGGCAGGTCTTCTGACTTTCCCGGATTCTGCCGGCCTTCCCATCCCTGAACGGGACAGTGGCATTGTCGGCAAACCTTGTCGCCAGCCTTGCGGCCAGCGCGGAATTACAGCAGCGGGTACTGTTCCGGACTCTCACCGGATTCCCTTTTAAGCCCGTATGTTTCCATGGCGGGCACCACATAATCGGATGAAGTATAAGAAAAAGAAGGGTCTGGGCAAATGCTGGACGATTTTTTTTCAGCCCGAACAGGACGCCCCCCGAGGCAGGGACACTCTTTTCAATTCATCATTCTCCCTTACTCTTTCCCGCTCTCCATAATAATGTGCTTGATCGAGCTGGCGAGGTGGGAGACGATGTCTTGCGCCAGGCTGCTGCTTGATGTTGGCGCGGTGACGGTGTCGAGACTTTCGATGCCCGCCTTCTTGACGGCGTTGCTGATGGTGACGGAGAGGATCGGGTTGCATTCCTTGACGATCTCTTTGAGCATGAATGCCGCTTCGAACATGCTTTGCTGCACAATCTCCTCCTTGTCTTCGAGCGAGAGCACCTGGCAGTGCTTCGAGGCAATGATGCCGGCAAGGCAGGTGAGGTAGGTGTTGGTTGCGCCCGCAAGGAACAGGTTCAGGAAGAATGGTGTCAGGAGGTTTCCTCCCGGCAGCAAAGAGGAGAGTGTATTGCTGAACGAGCACTGGATGATCGGCTTGATGTGCGCCGGAAGCTCACCCTTGTTGAAATCCGACAGCGGCAGGCACTCGTAGACCGATCTGAGCAGTCGCAGGAACTCCCTGATCGAGTGTTTGTGGTGGTATCTCGCGTAGATGTTCCAGACAAGCTTGATGTTGTTGACCAGCGATGTCGTCGTGCCGTAGGAGGTATTCTGGGCGAAAGCGCCGATGAAGAAGTTTTTCGTGGCTACGGTTTTGGTTGTGTTGAGCGCATCGACCTCGTGGAGTTTGATATTGGCCTTGATCCAGCGCAGGTCGTGCTCCTTTCTGCCGCCGTCAGGATGGGCGTGGTGCACGGCGAGCGATTTGCCCAGCCAGGCGATATACGGCTCGAAGTTGCTGCCTCCGACCCGGTCGGCCAGCGGAGGCGCTTTCGGTGCGCTCCAGAGCCGCAAACCGGTGAAAAGCGTAACGGCGAAAAAGAGAACCCAAAGGGCAAGGAATGCATAGCCGGAGTAGGGGAGAAGGCCGTTCAGTACTACCGAAAGACTGTAGAGCTGGTTGACGGCAATGGCCGCCAGGAGAAGGATGATGAACGAGGCAGACAGCCTCAACCAGGAGAGCAGTTGTTTCTTCATGTTGGAAGGAGGCTGTTTTCTGGTTGGAACATGGTGACGGAACAGGCGCGAGAGACGCACTTGTTCCTTTCCATCCAAGGTAAGCTATCTGATTGTCTGAGGCAAAAAGACTGACGCTCACCCTTGCTTTTTGATCTCCGGTTTTCTGATCGAGTGGTTTTCGCTCAGGAGGTAGTCCATGAAAATATCCTCGGCGGAAGGTAACTGCCAGGAGCCGTCCGGCAACCGGTTGACGGTCTCCTTCAGCCGTGAAACCGTATGGCCGCAGGTCCAGCAGTCGTAGCGAGCCATGCCGGTGCAGAGGCAGGTGTGGTTTTTGACCACGAAACGGCCCTCTGCGGGGTTCCTTGATTCGAGCGCCTCGTAGTAATCGTCGATATAGGAGCATTGACCGTTGTTATCGAGCAGATAGCCAAGTCCTTCGCAGTTCGGCTTTCTGCTGTAGTACAGGGTCGGCGACTGTTTCAGCATTCGCATCGGATAACCGGTAGGCGATGAAAGGTTGACCTCCACATCCTCCGGGCTGGCGTTGATGTAATGCTGCTTGACCTCGTCCGGCAGGCCAGACTCCCTGGCGATGGTGAATCGCGTGGCCACCTGCACGGCGGCAGCGCCCGCTTGCAGGTACTCGACCGCATCGGTGCCGGTGAAGATGCCGCCCGCAGGAATGATCGGAATATCCAGATTTTCCTTTTTGAGAAAGGCGAGCGTTTCAGCCACGATGGATTGCAGGCTTTGCGACTGCCAGTCGTCTGGGCCGAAGCCGAGATGGCCACCGGCCAGCGGACCTTCGACCACAATGTAGTCTGGCGGCCGCTGCAAACGCATGGCTCGTTTCAGGAAGATCGAGAGGGCTCGCACCGACGAGATGACGATGCCGAGCTTGACGTCACGGAACCGTTCGTGCTCGCTGATAAGATCGAGGCTTCTCAGATGGAGTCCGGCGGCCAGCGTGATGCCGTCGATTCCCGCTTCCATGGCTGCCTCCATGCGCACCTTGAGTGTCGCGGCGGAGTTGTTCATCGTAAGCTTCTCCATGCAATTCATGAAGATCGCTCCATTGCCTGTTTTCTGACTGATGGTATGGGATACAAACCGCTTCTGAGCTTCGGCGAGCTGTTCCAGATCGAAATGCACCGACGATTTGTCGCGATTGTTGACGTTCGACGCATACATCTGGCGCTTGTCGGCTACGTATGAGGTTCCAAACAGCTGGTCGCAGACAAACATCACCTCGGCATCGGAAATATGACCAATACCTCCCAGCCGTTCCGCCGACAAGGCGAGCTCCGAGGTCGAGATATTGACCCCCATGCCACCGATGACGATGGGGATATACTCTTTTCCGCCGAGCTTTAATCTGAAATTATTGACGTTCATGGTGTTCAGATCTGATACGTGCTGGTTACTGAAGTGCCGCCCGGTGGGCGCTGGCTTGTTCCTCCGTCCGACGGGCAACGGTAGCCGTTGCCATGGGCTCAGGTTCGGTCATCAAGCGTCAAAAATCATATAAGATATAATATTTCGAACGATAATGCCATAACAGGGTGTTCAACGCCTTATAAAAAATACCCTTGTCGCAGGAATTTCAGGGGGTTGCACGTCGCTGAGAGAATGTTTGAGAATGGTTTTTCAGAATATTAAATTGCCAAGCCTGTAAATGGCGCACTCTTTCCTTTTTCAAGAATCAATTTACGAGCACAAGGAGCGTTACATGAAGAAACTTGTCCTGCTGAGGCACGGCGAAAGCCAGTGGAACCGGGAGAACCGTTTCACCGGATGGGTGGATGTTGATCTTTCCGAGAAAGGAAGAGAAGAGGCGAGAACCGCTGGCCAGCTGCTCAAGGATGAGGGTTTCGTGTTTGACCTCGCCTACACTTCGGTGCTCAAGCGCGCCATCAGGACGCTCTGGACGGTGCTCGACGAGATGAATCTCATGTGGATTCCCGTCACAAAAAACTGGCGTCTCAACGAACGCCATTACGGAGCATTGCAGGGGCTCAACAAGGCAGAGACTGCCCAGCGCCACGGCGACGAGCAGGTGCTGATCTGGCGCCGCAGCTACGACACGCCGCCACCGGCTCTCACCGAGAGCGATGAGTTCTGGCCGGGCAAGGACCCGCGCTATGCTTCGCTGTCCTCTCAGGAACTGCCTGCCACGGAGTGCCTGAAGGATACGGTTGCGCGCTTCCTTCCCTACTGGCACGAGACTATTGCACCGCAGATTCGCGATGGCAAGAATGTCATTATTACAGCTCACGGTAATTCGCTCAGGGCGCTGGTCAAATATCTCGACAACATTTCGGATGAGGATATCGTCGGTCTGAACATTCCTACCGGTATTCCGCTGGTGTACGAGCTTGACGACGATCTCAAGCCGCTGAAGAGTTACTATCTGGGCGACCAGGAGGAGCTGAAGAAAAAGGTGGAGGTCGTCGTCAAACAGGGCAAAGCCTGAACTTTCAAGGACTTCCGGTTTCGCGACATTCTGTTTGGCCTGAAGCTTTTGGCTTGAAGGTAAAAGGTCATGAATTTTCTGTTCAATACCTTATATTCTGGCCTTTGCGCAAGGAAAGTCCTGTATTTTTGAATTTTTCTGAATTGATGTGCCTGAAAATATGAAAGCAAAGCATGAAGGGGGCCTGTACGATCCACAGTTCGAGCATGATGCCTGCGGTGTTGGTTTCGTAGCCAATATCAAGGGTGTCAAGTCTCATCAGATCATCAAGCAGGGCTTGCAGGTGCTGGTGAACATGAAGCACCGTGGCGCCACCGGTTACGAGAAGAACACCGGTGATGGCGCTGGTATCCTGATACAGATTCCCGACAAGTTCATGCGCAAAGTGTGCGCCCAGAGGAACATCGAACTTCCCGAACCGGGTAAGTATGGCGTCGGCATGGTTTTTCTCCCACCAGACCTCACGCAGCGCCGCGCCATCGAGGATATCTGTCGCCAGATGGTGCAGGCGGAAGGTCAGAAATATCTCGGTCTGCGCAAGGTACCGACCGACAACTCCACGCTCGGCCAGACCGCCCGTTCGCAGGAGCCGGTGGTCAAGCAGATTTTCGTTGGCCGCGGCAACGACAACATGTCAGACCTTGAATTCGAACGCAAGCTTTACATTATCCGCCGCCGTATTTTTAAGCGCGTTCGCTTTACGTCGGGTCTTCTCGGCAGCAGCTTTTTCTACATATCGAGCTTTTCGGCCCGCACGATTGTCTATAAAGGCATGCTCAATCCGGAGCAGGTCGAGGAGTTCTATCCCGAACTGAGAGACCCGGATATGGAGAGCGCCATCGCGATGGTGCACTCGCGCT
The nucleotide sequence above comes from Chlorobaculum tepidum TLS. Encoded proteins:
- a CDS encoding transporter — encoded protein: MKQYVMATALLCYAAPAYAAYPLTTDDTGTQGAGGWQIELHTEFSTSSRTDGGVRIKDREDDATTVISYGVAKRMDVIVTLPYQWYQHRQGQLVTDDESGIGDMTVELKWRFLENEKSGLSLAVKPGISLPTGDADRGLGTGRVTGGAVLIATKEFGALTLHANAGYHRNAYALDADDAACNKDIWNASLAGEYAFSEKLRAVADIGLETATEKGSRTHPAFLIGGLTYSITKDFDFDFGIKGGLNDAEPDTAVLLGLAARFN
- a CDS encoding nitronate monooxygenase, with product MNVNNFRLKLGGKEYIPIVIGGMGVNISTSELALSAERLGGIGHISDAEVMFVCDQLFGTSYVADKRQMYASNVNNRDKSSVHFDLEQLAEAQKRFVSHTISQKTGNGAIFMNCMEKLTMNNSAATLKVRMEAAMEAGIDGITLAAGLHLRSLDLISEHERFRDVKLGIVISSVRALSIFLKRAMRLQRPPDYIVVEGPLAGGHLGFGPDDWQSQSLQSIVAETLAFLKKENLDIPIIPAGGIFTGTDAVEYLQAGAAAVQVATRFTIARESGLPDEVKQHYINASPEDVEVNLSSPTGYPMRMLKQSPTLYYSRKPNCEGLGYLLDNNGQCSYIDDYYEALESRNPAEGRFVVKNHTCLCTGMARYDCWTCGHTVSRLKETVNRLPDGSWQLPSAEDIFMDYLLSENHSIRKPEIKKQG
- the gpmA gene encoding 2,3-diphosphoglycerate-dependent phosphoglycerate mutase, translated to MKKLVLLRHGESQWNRENRFTGWVDVDLSEKGREEARTAGQLLKDEGFVFDLAYTSVLKRAIRTLWTVLDEMNLMWIPVTKNWRLNERHYGALQGLNKAETAQRHGDEQVLIWRRSYDTPPPALTESDEFWPGKDPRYASLSSQELPATECLKDTVARFLPYWHETIAPQIRDGKNVIITAHGNSLRALVKYLDNISDEDIVGLNIPTGIPLVYELDDDLKPLKSYYLGDQEELKKKVEVVVKQGKA